One window from the genome of Salvia miltiorrhiza cultivar Shanhuang (shh) chromosome 7, IMPLAD_Smil_shh, whole genome shotgun sequence encodes:
- the LOC130992944 gene encoding uncharacterized protein LOC130992944, whose translation MESSSLSSSSYSTLRKSLYVANSNPNFQIPSISFPKFHPQNQTQTLTLTSNRKHLTLPPPHSTKSITVSTAAASPRSLKSRLKNGETLYGIFLLTFSPTLAEIAGLAGYDFAVVDMEHGHGGISDALPCLHALAATNTAAVLRIPESSAAWAKKALDLGPQGIMFPMIDGPKSARKAASYCRFPPNGVRGSAHTIVRASDYGIDEGYLSNFEEELVVMCQVESEEGVKKIDEIAAVDGVDCVQMGPLDLSASMGYLWDPGHKKVREALRGAEKAVLKGGAAYLSGFVMPHDPAVELRRRGYHMVSGAADVGLFRSAAVEDVRRFKTRLDDDDDGEKETAAVAEEKYWSE comes from the coding sequence ATGGagtcttcttctctctcttcatctTCTTACTCCACTCTCAGAAAATCCCTTTATGTAGCTAATTCCAACCCGAATTTCCAAATTCCTTCAATATCCTTCCCAAAGTTTCATCCCCAAAACCAAActcaaaccctaaccctaaccagTAACCGCAAACACCTGACGCTCCcccctcctcactccaccaAATCCATCACcgtctccaccgccgccgcctcaccgCGATCGCTCAAATCCCGCCTCAAGAACGGCGAGACCCTCTACGGGATCTTCCTCCTGACCTTCTCCCCGACACTCGCCGAAATAGCGGGGCTCGCCGGTTACGACTTCGCGGTGGTGGACATGGAGCACGGCCACGGAGGAATCTCCGACGCCCTCCCCTGTCTCCACGCCCTCGCCGCCACCAACACCGCGGCGGTGCTCCGCATCCCGGAGTCATCGGCGGCGTGGGCGAAGAAGGCCCTGGATCTGGGCCCGCAGGGCATCATGTTCCCGATGATCGACGGCCCGAAATCAGCCCGGAAGGCCGCGTCGTACTGCCGATTCCCGCCCAACGGCGTCCGCGGGTCGGCCCACACCATTGTCCGTGCGTCGGACTACGGGATCGACGAGGGGTACTTGAGTAATTTCGAGGAGGAGCTCGTGGTGATGTGCCAGGTGGAGTCGGAGGAAGGGGTGAAGAAGATCGACGAGATCGCGGCTGTTGATGGCGTCGACTGCGTGCAGATGGGGCCTTTGGATTTGAGCGCAAGCATGGGCTACCTGTGGGACCCGGGCCACAAGAAGGTAAGGGAGGCGCTGCGCGGGGCTGAGAAGGCCGTGCTCAAGGGCGGCGCCGCGTATCTCTCGGGCTTCGTGATGCCGCACGATCCGGCGGTAGAATTGCGGCGGCGAGGGTACCATATGGTGTCGGGGGCGGCGGATGTGGGGCTGTTCAGGAGTGCGGCGGTGGAGGATGTGAGGAGATTCAAGACGAGAttggatgatgatgatgatggggAAAAGGAGACTGCTGCAGTTGCTGAGGAGAAATACTGGAGTGAGTGA